The proteins below come from a single Chryseobacterium nepalense genomic window:
- a CDS encoding alpha/beta hydrolase, with protein MDSVNFFQNKITCIIELNSNVSRLCLLINNKEKRFSFNNNLNFYYLQFEFNAQLELKLTGIVKKNKENLSGTIRFLYQNENIETLKFNSKLSSSTFVYVINNRFKEKLQTSLSKIFSQNKQLPNNLDNIFDNSFFNYDNMEKEVLGSELNGDYIQENIVKSEEKVLEHTVNIFYGTNRKKTGKNDFNDYFGNNIEEDECLNLGRCIISIPKSHKVGRIERPGKILFWSLREKKSKHILLDAIQELDGDKFYNEMIDNLKKNDENSFLLFVHGYNNTFAETAWRTGQIAYDLNFKGVTGFFSWPSAGKTLGYVRDMDMASASITSLADFIHSIVKKTDIDKLHIIAHSMGNMLVTSTLKELARNEKYDEVIRKIDQIILAAPDIDQNVFKKEILPVFKSVGKNRTMYVSDKDFALKTSETLRDLTRLGQGGKYAFTSTDLYTIDASNVISPDTHSYIFDTKLLLNDLFLVLDGVNNPEKRNLRKKPSELWYFPE; from the coding sequence ATGGACTCTGTTAATTTTTTCCAGAATAAGATAACATGTATCATTGAACTTAATTCTAATGTTAGTAGGTTATGCTTATTAATAAACAATAAAGAAAAACGATTTTCATTTAATAATAATTTAAATTTTTATTATTTACAATTTGAGTTTAATGCTCAATTAGAATTAAAACTTACAGGTATTGTTAAAAAAAATAAAGAAAATTTATCTGGAACTATTCGATTTTTATACCAGAATGAGAATATTGAAACATTAAAATTCAATAGTAAACTATCTTCCAGTACATTTGTATACGTTATAAATAATAGATTTAAAGAAAAACTTCAAACATCTCTATCTAAAATATTTTCTCAAAACAAACAATTACCAAACAATCTAGATAATATATTTGATAACTCGTTTTTTAATTACGATAATATGGAGAAGGAAGTTTTAGGTTCGGAACTAAATGGTGATTACATTCAAGAAAATATAGTAAAATCTGAAGAAAAAGTTCTTGAGCATACCGTAAATATATTCTATGGGACTAATAGAAAAAAAACTGGTAAAAATGATTTTAACGACTACTTTGGTAATAACATAGAAGAAGACGAATGTTTAAATCTTGGAAGATGCATTATTAGTATACCAAAAAGTCATAAAGTAGGAAGAATTGAAAGACCTGGAAAAATTTTATTTTGGTCTCTTAGAGAAAAAAAAAGTAAACATATATTATTAGATGCTATCCAAGAATTAGATGGAGATAAATTTTATAATGAAATGATCGACAATCTAAAGAAGAATGATGAAAATTCATTTTTACTTTTTGTGCATGGCTATAATAACACATTTGCCGAAACTGCATGGAGAACTGGACAAATTGCTTATGACCTAAACTTTAAAGGTGTTACAGGTTTTTTTAGCTGGCCATCTGCAGGTAAGACCTTGGGATATGTTAGAGATATGGATATGGCGAGTGCTAGCATAACTTCTCTTGCTGATTTCATTCACTCAATCGTTAAAAAAACAGATATAGATAAACTTCATATAATAGCACATAGCATGGGTAATATGCTTGTAACATCTACGCTAAAAGAGCTTGCTCGTAATGAAAAATATGATGAAGTAATAAGGAAAATAGACCAAATTATTCTTGCAGCACCTGATATTGACCAAAATGTTTTTAAAAAGGAAATTCTACCTGTTTTTAAAAGTGTCGGTAAAAACAGAACAATGTATGTATCTGACAAGGATTTTGCTTTAAAAACATCTGAAACACTAAGGGATTTAACTCGTTTAGGACAAGGTGGAAAGTATGCTTTCACAAGTACCGACTTATATACTATTGATGCATCAAATGTGATTAGTCCTGATACTCATAGTTATATCTTCGATACTAAGCTACTGCTAAATGACTTATTTCTAGTGCTTGATGGTGTAAATAATCCTGAAAAAAGAAATCTTAGGAAAAAGCCTTCTGAACTTTGGTATTTTCCAGAGTAA